The genomic stretch gctgtcttgaatgtTTACAGCTGGGAGGGAATGAACACACTTCTCCCAGAGATGTGGTATGTGTCACCCTCGATGTTGAGGTAGGGGGTATTGTCAGTCCTGCCACCAGCCTCGACCCAGAGCTCCCCCAGGCACTGGTGTTTGCTGGGATAACTCTAGCTATGGCTTGGAACTGAGGGTGCTCAGGCTGCTCGTCAGCTGGGAGACCAGCAGCAAGACCAGCCAGTGGGTGGACAGCACCGAACACTGTGCCGAAGGGACTTGCCAGATCTCAGCCCTGTTAGCTTTACCCATGGGGTTGCCAGTACATCCTTGCGCTCCGTGCCTTCCACCAGTATCTTCGGCCCTTGTGGCCAGCCAGAACTGGGCCGTAGCAGGACAGGACAGCCACATGTAAGGCTGCAAGCTCTAACCCTCACTCGTAGCCTCTCCAGTTACTCGGGGCCACTGGGTGTCAGAGAGGGAAAGGGTGTGATGTTTTCCCTGGGGGAAATCAGGGGCTGCACAGTACCAAAGGCTGCTGGTGCTTTGTCATCAAATGCACTTAACCATCTGTCTGGGCCTCTGCCTTCAAAGTCAGGTGGGGAAGAGAGGGGCCCCTGAACTgacttctcccctccctcctctctgaGCTCAGgaccctgcctgccctgggtcAGCTGGGCCAGGAGCAGTGTCTGCTGGCCCCAgtggggagggagcagccctGTTGGGGAGGATCTGAGCAGGGCCAGGCTATGTGGatattctcttcttttctcctgcagctgtACCAGCAGCAGCACGCGTAGTACAGGGGATAGGGAAAGGCATGCCCTACTCTGGGCATCCCCCTGTCAGCACATCATATCTCCATGCTGCCCTTGGCCCTTGTTCCTCACAGTAGCACTTTCTGTTGTAAACAGGCTGCTTCCTACATGGTTCCCAGCCCACCCGTCCCGGCTCTGGTGTCACTGCCGCCAAGTTTACCTTCCCATGAGCTACTGTTACGCTAGGCGTCTGTCAGCAGAAGAGGACGAGCTTATACGGAGCTTGCGGCAGGTAAGGAGCTGACCCTGGTGGGGCTCCTGGACAAAGATACATGGCTCCCTGACCACCTGCTGTGCCAGCCATGTCCTTGTAGGCCAGCCTCTGGCTTGCGAAGTGACAGCTTTTATACCCGCACAGTCTCTGTCCAGGCAGCGGAGCCAACTTCCAGCAGTAAGCCGCCTCTGGGTGCTTGCTCCCAGCTTGCCAGGCTGATGCTCTTTGTTGTCTTGTGCCAGGAGCTGTACGTGCAAGACTATGCCAGCATAGACTGGCCAGCCCAGAGGAACAATGTGGCTGCCTGTGATGTGTACACCCCACACAGCTGGCTGCTGGGGGTTGCCTATGGTGAGTGTGGTGTTGTCTGGGGAGCAAGGGCCCTTGCCATGTGAGCCGGTGGTGGTGGAACTGAAGCTGCCTTGTACCATGGGGCTCTTTAGGGTCTACTGCCAGCTACCAGTGTATTCCctggagctgggatggagaCATGGATTGTGTGATCCTTGGGCTTCTCCCTCCATGAGAACAGCAGGGCCTTGTGCCCAGGTCCTCAGGCCACTCTGGCACAGCAGTTCCCATGCTTCCTTCAACTGGTCATCACGTGAGCAGTGGTGCAACCTGCCATAGCAAGTGAATTTGGCTGCATGGGGTGGGTTTTTCACTTCAtgtccctttcttcttctgtagcTATCATGAATGTGTACGAAGCCCACCACAGCACACACCTGCGGCAGCGAGCCATCACAGAGCTGTATGACCACATCAAAGCTGATGACAGATTCACCAAGTGCATCAGCATTGGGCCGGTAGGACACTTACTGTCGATCCTTTAAAAATCTTGCCCTTTGCGCTTTAGGGACCAGCTAGTAGCTCCGCAGCCCTTTGCAATTGTGGCATGTAACCATAATCACTAGATCTTACTCAGGCACAACTTCTGCTGCTCCTAATGCTCCAGAGCTTAATGCTAACAGGGCACAGAAGATGCAGAGAGCATGGGGATAGCTGTGGCCCTAGTGAAGGGTACCTCTCCTTGTGGTCCAGGGAAATGATCTGACAGGAAGCTATGGAGTAATCTCATGGCACCTGCCCCACTAACTCAGCTATGCTGAGTGATGCCACAGATGGAGCTGTTGGGATTAAGCCTGGGACCACCTCTAGACAGCTTTGTGCTGGGTGGGAGAGATACCTTTCTCTGGGTCTGGAAGAAGCTATATCCAGAGCAGTGACAGTGGTGCTCTTGACAGATTTCCAAGACGATCAACATGCTGGTTCGCTGGTTCGTGGATGGGAAGAACTCCCCAGCTTTTCAGGAGCATGTTTCCAGGATCCCCGACTATCTCTGGTAAGGGCTGAACGTGGCCCACCTGGCACAGTGTAGGGCTTGGATTCCTGTGGAGGGAGCACACTGTGGCTCCCAGCCTGCTTCCTGGCACTCTGCTGTGCCTGCGCTGCAGCACTGTGCTCTCTCCTCCCACAGGCTGGGCCTCGACGGCATGAAGATGCAGGTGAAGTGCTGTAGGAGTTCAGCTGTGACTGAGAGGGACCCTGgtgtgctggggcagcccatgGAATAATGGGATAGCTTGTTCACTCGGCCTGAGCTCCTGGCATCTCGCCTTTGGTGCCTGATGGCCTTTGTCTCACTGCCACTTCCCCTGGCTGTGCCAGGAATGAGTAATGTCCGTCCTGCTAGTTTGCCTGTCTGTGGCTGTGAGCTGAGGGGGCAGCTCTAGGCCTCCATCCCCTTCATCCTTACAGGtcctgggagaagggaaggagaaagacagGGCCCTGATACTGCATGTGGACTGAGCTGTGCTTCCCTCATAGTCATTTTGACCCTCTGCTCCTCGTTGCTTGCCACCTCTCCTGTCTTGGCTGTGCAGAGAGCAGGTTGAAGCAGCTGTCTCATTTCCTATCCCCTTGCTGTCCCTGAGCTGCCGCATCTGTTCCCTCTATGCCAGCACATCAGCCATCATGCTGGGTGACATAAAACTGAGACACAGGGTGGAGGGAGCTAGTAGGGGTAATGCAGGAGGGATATGCTCCCCACAGCTAGgtcaggctgctgccagcacctggCCCTCACTATCTGCTTTCTTCCAGGGTACAAATGGATCCCAGCTCTGGGATACTGCCTTTGCCATCCAAGCCTTCTTGGAGGTAATGCACCCTTCAGCGCTATATGCTGCCTTGGGAAAATGGTCTCTCCTGGTGTGTCCCCGAATACCAGCAGCTCCTACTGTGCATCCCCTCAGACCTCTGCTGTGCCAGTTCTGGGCATTGTGTCATATCACTGAGCCCACACGTCTTCTCAGAGCCCACCTCAGCTGTGGTAGGCAGGGTGCCCAGCGCAGCTGGTACAGCCCATCTTTGCCAGCTGCTTCTGAAGCAGGAGGCCACAGTGCTGGCTGAATGGGTCAGGTTAGACTTCCCAGTTGCTGCAGTCTTGTGGTAAAACCCTGGCCCTTCCTCCTTGCTCTGCTTGGCCCCAGAGCATTGCCATTTGGCAGGGACAGTGTGCAGGtctcctgctttcctgcatTCGGGCAGAGACAGCTATGGTATGCGTGCTTTTTGGAGGGTGGTGTGATTGCCCTGGTAAGCCCCTAACCTGATCATGCAAATATCTCAGTGTTGCTGGCAATAGTTGTTGGTTCAGTTCTCACTGTAGAGGTTTGTAATGGAAAAAGTAAGCAACGTGTGAATGCAAATCTACAGAAGGGGCTATATGAAGGGCCAGGCATTAATGGCACCTAGATCAGCAGGTCAGCAAGTCCCAGCACATCCTCTTCTTCCTGTGGGGCACATTTGGTGGCCTCAACTCCTTGCTGACTGCTGACTGTGGACCTCTGTTCCTAGGCAGAAGCCCAGAAGATGTCTGAATTCACATCCTGCCTCCAAAATGCCTATGAGTTCCTCCGGTTCACCCAGGTGAGTGGAGCCAGTTGTTGGTGTCTCTCACATGCTGGCTATGCAGACTTGGTTGTTTCTCAGAGCCTGTTGGATGCATCTGTTGCCTTCTGAAGAGCTCTTCTGAAGGGCTGGACTAGCAAAATCCTAGGGACAGCCTCCTGTTTTCTGCTCCCTGTTGCTGGGAGCCATCTTTGGAGCCTGGAGAGGACCTTGGCCAGGCCCAGGGATGTTTTGAGTTGGCTGCCTTGGATAAGAGAGGCTGGAAAACTGAGATCTTAGGCTTCTTTGCCCTTTGTCCTGTCTGGTGCCCACACATTTGAGGCACCCTTCTGGGAAACCCAGACTCCCTGGCTAGTGACTGCCTGagctcagctcctgctggccagGCCAGTGACTCAAGGTGGGGGTCGCCTTCACCAGCAGCTTGGTGCAGATGCTGTCATAAGTCTTGCTCATGGTGCTGCCAATGGGAGCATTGAAAGCAGATGGCTTCCTGGCAGGAAAGCACCCAAAGAGGGGACTTTAGCAGCACTTGCTGAAACCAGGCCAAAATGTGATTTCTCTTCAGCACTCCCTGCTCCAGATCTGACCTCTGTCTACCTCCCTTAGTAAAGGACAGGTGGTGCCTAGTCCCACACAGTTCTGCATCTGCAATGGTTTCAGCCCACAGTCCTGCAGCCAGGCACCTCCAGCCTGCCCTCAGTTGTTTCTTGTCTTCTGCAGATCCCAGAGAACCCACCCGAATACCAGAAATATTATCGCCACATGAACAAGGTACAATGGCTAGAACTGGTCTCTGACAGATGCATGAACAGGGCAGGGATTTGAGCAGAGGGGACAGGAATAAGGGGCAGCACCCATCCTCCTTACAAGAACAGAACAGATCAGGGGAAGGTGCTGAGCCCTCCTGACCCCTTTCCAGGGTGGCTTCCCCTTCAGCACCCGAGACTGTGGCTGGATTGTGGCAGACTGCACAGCAGAGGGACTGAAGTCAGTTATGCTGCTGCAAGAGAAGTGCCCCTTCATAGCCAAGCTTGTCCCCCCTGAGCGCCTCTTTGATGCCGTGAATGTGGTAAGTACTGCAAAAATTAGGGCCAAGGGAAATGCAGGCAGCTAAACTGAGCTAAAATAAGAGAAGTCAAGGCCTGATGAGTTGTTAGATCTGGTATAACTAAGCTAGTACAAGGCCTGTGGCCTAGTATGGCAACACCATATTTATTGTGATATGGAGCTACATATGTGACGTAATGTAATGTGATGGTCCAGATTGGACCTGCCTGTCAGTGTGGTTTGGGACCTGGGCGGTCTGCCAACCCCATGGACTTGTGGGTGTGACTTTGTCCTCACACCTGGCTTGGGGCCAGACTGGGGTGGTacggcctgtcagtcccagaCCCTCTCTCTGCTTGTCTGGCCAGTTGCTGAGCATGAGGAACTCGGATGGAGGCTTTGCCACATATGAAACCAAGCGAGGAGGCCACTTACTAGAGCTGCTGAACCCCTCAGAGGTGTTTGGTAAGGGGAGCTGTGTGGGGCAGGTCATCCTGTCCCCTGTGAAGGGACACAGTAGACTGGCCTCACTGTGCCCAGTGGGTGCCTGGCTTTGCCACAGGTCCCTCTGAGGGATAAGTGTACCCTGGGTCCAAGGGAGAGGCTGGCAGTGTGTAGCTCGGAGGCTCCCCAGTGGAGGGGCTGTTGCACTGATATCCTTCACCTGCTGGCAGGTGACATAATGATCGACTACACCTACGTGGAGTGCACGTCGGCTGTCATGCAGGCACTGAGACACTTCCATGACAAGTTCCCTGAGCACAGAGCCCCAGAGATCAGGTGAGGCGCTGAGATGAGAGTCGGGTAGGGGAGAAGAGAAGCTGCAATGTCCCATGCTGCCTGCCATGGCCTCTGTTGGCACAGCCCCTGCTGAGCCTTGTCAGGGGTCTTGCCTGGACCTCTGCATTGGCATGGAGCAGCCCCTGCGGTGGCCCTTGGTGTGTGCGTAGCTGGGGTGCTGGTGACTTCTCCAAACTAGAGCCCCCGCTCAAGAGGCTGCGGCCCAGTCTCTCTCAAGGAGCAGCACATAGGCTGTTCGGGATCAGGCTGAGGGAAACTGGTGGAGATCTGCCTGCCTCTGACTTAGCAGTTGCCTTGATCTTGCAGCGAGTTGTAGGCTGGGTCCCCTGCTTGCATGCTGCCATGAGGCAGAAAAGCACCCAACTGGTGCACAATTTGACTCTGAGATCCTGAACAATGTGGCTGCCTGTCTGCATGCTCTTACCTCTTGCAGTCTCTAATAATGGGACCCATCAAAGCCTCAGAGAGGCTGATGAATGCCCTTGATGAAGCAGCCACTGAGTTTGAGCTGCTTCTGAAGTGGGTGTCTTTTTCCTGACCAGAGAGACTCTGCAGAAGGGCCTGGACTTCTGTCGCAAGATGCAGCGAGCCGATGGGTCATGGGAAGGGTAAGCAGTGTTCCCTGTGCCCAGTTTTTCCCTGGCTGCCCCAGTGTGAGAGGGACCATGACAGCAAGCATTCCTGGGTGGCAGGATCTGTGGGAAGGGCAAGTAGGG from Pelecanus crispus isolate bPelCri1 chromosome 5, bPelCri1.pri, whole genome shotgun sequence encodes the following:
- the LSS gene encoding lanosterol synthase, translating into MRFYAALQAEDGHWAGDYGGPLFLLPGLLITCHTVKIQLPEGFRKEMVRYLRSVQLPDGGWGLHVEDKSTVFGTALNYIALRILGLGPDDPDIVRARVNLHSKGGAVGIPSWGKFWLAVLNVYSWEGMNTLLPEMWLLPTWFPAHPSRLWCHCRQVYLPMSYCYARRLSAEEDELIRSLRQELYVQDYASIDWPAQRNNVAACDVYTPHSWLLGVAYAIMNVYEAHHSTHLRQRAITELYDHIKADDRFTKCISIGPISKTINMLVRWFVDGKNSPAFQEHVSRIPDYLWLGLDGMKMQGTNGSQLWDTAFAIQAFLEAEAQKMSEFTSCLQNAYEFLRFTQIPENPPEYQKYYRHMNKGGFPFSTRDCGWIVADCTAEGLKSVMLLQEKCPFIAKLVPPERLFDAVNVLLSMRNSDGGFATYETKRGGHLLELLNPSEVFGDIMIDYTYVECTSAVMQALRHFHDKFPEHRAPEIRETLQKGLDFCRKMQRADGSWEGSWGVCFTYGTWFGLEAFASMQHTYRDGAACREVAQACQFLLSKQMADGGWGEDFESCEQRTYVQSAMSQIHNTCWALLGLMAVRYPDIDVLERGIKVLIDKQLPNGDWPQENIAGVFNKSCAISYTAYRNVFPIWTLGRFCRLHPNSPLAGQLQSRSSAGVEKTVQEALSA